ctcataaaagaaccaaccattcaatgttaccaaaagatgtcgaaaaaaaatcttttttaccaaaaaaatcaacctttttcttttcttcctcaacgataaaggaggcaactttcataaatggaacaacccttcaatgctaccaaaagatgtcgaaaaacatttttttttacaaaatagatcaattaactttaaaaaaaaaaatgaacgctaaaagaagcaactttcacaaaaggaacaacccttcaatgttagatgtcgaaaaaaattcttttttacaaaatagatgaagatttttttttatttaactcacattcaaaacggagccccggcACGAAACGAGGGCTCCATAACTAGTtaaaaacaataacaatattaaaacagaaaaattactACAACAATCATCGCATTTTCGGCGAACGAATAACATTTTTTCATTAAGAACATcctttttttataaattaatagaaataattaatataattaattaatatttatacgaaGTAATTATATTACTATCCACTTTCTTTTTACGGAGTATATATCGTAAGGTTTCTAGCATGTCCTTCATTTACTTACTTTTTTcaatattatcataatcataatcataatgaataATGATTCCAAACTAATTGTGCATAGATTGTAAATTCTACTCCGTACTAGATAAACAAAATAATGACGTCCGTCACGTCACGCTGCGTTACGTGCAGTGTCACGAGCAACGCGTGACGTTCAGCTTACCTGGAACCCTTGGTCGAGCTTATAACGGTATATTCAAGTCAACGTCGCGTGTCTGGTAGCGTGACGTTCTCACGAGGTTGACTTGGTATTGCTGAGCTGGACCAAAGCCCTACAAATCAGGAACGTGGAGAGCGTAGAGTAGGTTGTAGGCATGATTAGAAGGTTCTAATGGCAGTTATTAAGAGTGGGCATTATTATAGCAGTTATTGTATATAACCGCCAATTATCCATCTATAAATAGTGGCTCTAAGCCTCATTTGAGGGCTAATCATCCACACACTCTAATCTTCTTCTGTTTCCTACCTTGGAGGCTCAGCAAAAGACAAACAACACCACACCCTTCATACCCCATCTTACTGAAGGAACCCCTTCCAAAGGTTAGACTATTCTTTTACTTACATGCACTCGAACCAGATAATTTTGGTTCAATCATTTGGTGCCTTCTGTGAGACCACGAGAACATCAAACTTCGCAAAATATCAGGAAGTTTTGATTTACCACCATTTTCAAGCGCTGGGGAAGAATATGATCCTTTGAGACCTAACTTCGAAAGTGATTATGTGACCCCGAATGAAAATATCCGTCGAGCTAGGCTTGACTTTGAAGATAACACCAATACTGGACCTAACGTTTTAGCCCCAACCAGCCCAGAAATCGTTAGTTCCAGCTTAAAGACGATCAATGGAGAGGAGGCTATCCGCTTCTTGGCGAAAGGAGGATTCGTGTTGCCCATGCTCGCGGCAGGATGGGGCGATAAGCAGACGGGAGCGTCATAAGTACCCCCAAGACTCGACACGAACGATGCCGAAGTTTGGGAAACAACCCGTTAAGACTAAAGACGAGGCGCATCAGGAGTTAATCCAAACCCTCATTTTAGGCGCTCCGCCGTCCATGACTGCACAAATTGAGCAGCCTGGCGTAGCAGATGGAATGTTGAACAATTGGTACGCCATGATGGGCGGAGACAAGGTGAAGAAACCACTTGAGCCTTCCGCGACGTCGGAGAAATTCATCAGAGAAATCGCAACGCACCCGTTGCATGCTGTCCTCATGACGCCCCTTACGCTGGGCATGTATGACAGGAGCAACGACCCAGAAGATTTCATGCAACAGTTTGAGCATGCAATTAAAACCCAACATTGGGATAACGCTACGGCGTGCCATATGTTCCCGGGACAACTCCAATCCAGCACTCGGGAATGATTCGCTAAGCTACCTCCGCTAAGCGTTTCCAGTTTTGCTGATTTAAGAGCAAAGTTCATCCAACACTTACAGAACTTTAGAAGGACAGAGGTAACACATTGGACGCGCATGGAATCAAACAGAGACCATGTGAATCGCTATAGAACTTCACTACCAGGTTTACTTCCGAATGTCAAAAGATACCTGATTTGCCTGAGTCACATCAGATCTCCGCTTACATAATGGGAATATTCCAGATCAGATACTTTTCATTAGTTAAGTCCATGAGACGGAAGTTACCAAAAACTTTTATAAACGCTGTCAGGATGGTACGCGACTACATACGTTCCGAAGAGTTTGCTGACGTAGTCGTTGCTGATCATAAGTCTGGCGGCAAGGATGACAAGGACGAAAAAGGTAACAATCGCTACCAGCATTTCGGAGGGTGGTACAAAGGTAACAGCGGAGGCGGCAGTAGAAGCCGTCCCGGAAGTAAATTCGATAGCCGTAACCACCACCCTTATGAGAAATACGGCACCAAGAGATGAAAACCTTGATCAGAACCCTACCTACTCTAACCGCTCTGGTACCAAGTAAAGTATTCATTTCGATTGACGGTACCAACGTTTCGTACTTGTTCACTAATATTTTCAAATTTTCAGGAGAAACTTTGACTGTGTACTTAGCAGTGGGTGCCGAAGCAATTAGCGCAGTACTCGTAGTGGAACGTGATGGGACCCATATGCAGGTGTACTTCGTCAGCAAAGTTTTGCAGCATGGCGAAGTTAACTATAATCCTGTTGAAAAACTTGTTTACGCTCTAGTTCATACCGCAAGGAGGTTAAGgcggtactttcaagcacatcaCATTTTGGTGCTAACTGACTCACCTATCAAATAGGTATGACGTCATTGGAATGAACAAGTACGATGAAGAACTTTTCTAACATTTGCGTTGCAGGTTCTAAGCAAACCGGAGATTTCTGGTCGAATGGCGAAATGGGCGATTGAACTGGGGGAACAGGAAATCATCTACGCCCCGCGTAACTCTTTTAAGGGACAAATCCTGGATGATTTCATGATATAATTTATCAATTCGGGACCATCAACACATATCGATGAAACGGCACCGCACGCCATGACGTAGGAACTCTTTACTGACGGAGCGTCTAGTTCAGAAGGGGCTGGTGCCAACCCAAATGGTGAAGAACACACTTATACTCTACGCTTTGCATTTCCTATTTCTAACAATGAAGTCGAATATGAAGCGTTACTCTCCGGGTTACGCATAGCAGAAAAAATGGGTATTAAGGCATTGAAAGTTGAGGTTGATTCCCAGCTGGTAGCGAATCAGCTGAACGGAACGTTCGAATCCAGGGACCTGGCCATGCAAAAGTATTTGAATTTAGTGGAGGAAATGGCCAAAAAATTTGATTCTTTTTCAATCACTCAAGTGCCACGGTCAATGAACAAAAAAGCTGACGCCCTCAGTAAGCTTGCTTCGTTGACATTTAGCCACTTCGCTAAGGACGTATGGATTGAAGTTGTTGAACAAAAATCTACTGATGTGGTACATGTATCAAGCCATCGTGCTTATAAAACCTAAAAACCACTATACAATTTATTGGCAAACCATGTTCAGGAATGATCGGCTTTCCTTAACATTTATAACGTGATATTTTACAGGTGGCAGCGCCAGTCGAGGAGGTGAACGCTTGGATGAATCTAATTATCAATTATCTAAAAGATGGCACGCTTCCCGTTGACAGCGTAGCAGCAAGGAAAATACGCATGAAAGCACCCATGTACATCATACGTGACAATGTACTTTACAAGAAGTCCTTTTTGGGTCCGCTACTTCATTGCGTTGGTCTGCAAGAGGCTGAAATGGTAATCAGGGAAGTACGTGAAGGAACATGCGGGATGCATTCAGGGTTCCGTACCGTTGTGGGAAAAATTATTCCTTTAGGTTACTACTGGCCATCCATGTAACGTGACACAAGTAACGTCATCAAAAATTGTGTTTCTTGTCAATGTCACTGatattaaagcgaaggggtataaaatactattaatttttacaaggtaatactattaaatactatacaattttacacaagttatttatttatttatcgaggggatatacctaaaccttgctacaacacttataggcagtgtacctaatcgtatagtagtgtagtttttagtaagtccggttcgttccacagggagctagccaagtttaacgctatatttttaaaactatattttaaatatatatataaatagtattattattataaaagggggtttttaccgtttaatgaccggtttgtcgattttaaaactttagtcacagttaaaacctaatgtaaaatattaaataaataaaagacttaatttaaagcgtaaagtaaatgacgataattaaattgcgataaataaaaatgtgataaataaaattgcgataattaaaagtgcaattaaatatgaaaataaaggaattatgcttatttaaacttccataatcatgatgtttgacgtgttgattttagtttattaccatgggttaattgtcctttgtcctggattattcaatacgtccgtctggtttttgtccataacagtccatcagtcataaatataaagtgcgagtgtcctcgtcaaattatccttatatctgaagtcaaatattccaactaattggggacttaaactataattacaccaattttccttgtatataattcacccctgttttaataagtccattgactattaatctattcccgtatccggttaaatgaacgattattagtacttataaatatcccacccatagtgtccgatcgagtgtatatggttatttatatgtacgtccaattgtaaatctttatattaaattaataaactatcatttaattaaacaaatataaagcccattaatagcccatagtctaatttccacaagtgtcggtctttagtccaaaccccaattatggtacaaagtccaattacccaatcttaatatttagcccaacatcacgattacttcgatttaaataagcataatattaacttagctacaagacattaatgaaaataatataaacataacttacagtgggtattaatagcgtagtggtacacggacagagttccgacttacaaaaccttaaaacattcgactaacccaaccttaatattatcactaacttaaaattaaaattacaaattgagattacgacttggattgataattgatacatatattatgtatatagagtAAGAAATAGAAAAAGGTGTAAGAGGTATTGCAATCGAtgcttgcttttataggcaaatgaaagTACTGTGTTGAAGTTGAAATATGGTGAAGTTGAATAAATCAACTTGTTCATTTCTGCACATTCCGATGGCTATCTCAATTTGCAAATtgagatattattatatattattattattattattattattattatgaattatttaaatattatattatattcttgtgcatagtcgacttgtactttcagctccgctgcgtcgagcgttgaaagttggttcatatctcggttccgaattttcgaacgccttttcgtatgcttagatatcttgtaatttacgtttcgcggcttgtactcttgtcatttttagacgttattcatcaataaattgaaccacttggagtgtaacttgtacgtttgagcattttggacgttctcGTCTTTCAAATTTTTgttttcgtctttaaatcttcatttttgagcgattttcgtctttcgtcttcgcacttatttatttaaactattacaactaaaaataaggaaattacaatta
This window of the Rutidosis leptorrhynchoides isolate AG116_Rl617_1_P2 chromosome 7, CSIRO_AGI_Rlap_v1, whole genome shotgun sequence genome carries:
- the LOC139859764 gene encoding uncharacterized protein; amino-acid sequence: MVRDYIRSEEFADVVVADHKSGGKDDKDEKGNNRYQHFGGWYKGETLTVYLAVGAEAISAVLVVERDGTHMQVYFVSKVLQHGEVNYNPVEKLVYALVHTARRLRRYFQAHHILVLSKPEISGRMAKWAIELGEQEIIYAPQGAGANPNGEEHTYTLRFAFPISNNEVEYEALLSGLRIAEKMGIKALKVEVDSQLVANQLNGTFESRDLAMQKYLNLVEEMAKKFDSFSITQVPRSMNKKADALSKLASLTFSHFAKDVWIEVVEQKSTDVVAAPVEEVNAWMNLIINYLKDGTLPVDSVAARKIRMKAPMYIIRDNVLYKKSFLGPLLHCVGLQEAEMVIREVREGTCGMHSGFRTVVGKIIPLGYYWPSM